The following are encoded in a window of Nibricoccus aquaticus genomic DNA:
- a CDS encoding fumarate hydratase: MATPAFFYQDPFPLGEDTTEYRLLSKEGVSTATFEGNEILKVSPEALSFLAQQAMHDCSFFLRPKHLAQVAAILDDPEASANDRYVALTLLKNAEVAAGGILPFCQDTGTASVLGKKGQQVWTGANDAEWISRGIYETYTKENLRYSQNAPLDMWREVNTGTNLPAQIDLMASEGAKYEFLFVAKGGGSANKMFLFQETRALLTPSGLEKFVADKLGYLGTSACPPYHLALVIGGTSAEQCMKTLKLASTKYYDALPTKGNEHGQAFRDIEWEGKILDIARKTGIGAQFGGKYFALDVRVIRLPRHGASLPVALGVSCSADRNIKAKITKDGIFLEKLETNPGRLIPDSERTFKDTNVVRIDLNQPMDAIRAELSRHPVTTRVLLNGPLVVARDIAHAKLKERVDSGQGLPDYLKQHPVYYAGPAKTPAGYASGSFGPTTAGRMDSYVDLFQSLGGSMVMLAKGNRSAAVTNACKKHGGFYLGSIGGPAAILAKDNIKKVEQLEYAELGMEAVWKIEVEDFPAFILVDDKGNDFFVNGCSSCTPVVSGKH; encoded by the coding sequence ATGGCCACGCCCGCTTTCTTCTACCAAGACCCATTTCCGCTCGGCGAAGACACCACCGAATACCGCCTCCTCTCCAAAGAAGGGGTCTCCACCGCCACCTTCGAAGGGAATGAAATCCTCAAAGTCTCGCCCGAGGCATTGTCCTTCCTCGCCCAGCAGGCGATGCACGACTGCTCCTTCTTCCTCCGCCCAAAACACCTCGCCCAAGTCGCCGCCATCCTTGACGACCCCGAGGCTTCGGCCAACGACCGCTACGTCGCGCTCACGCTCCTGAAAAACGCCGAAGTCGCCGCCGGTGGTATTCTCCCGTTCTGTCAGGACACCGGCACCGCCTCCGTCCTCGGCAAAAAAGGCCAGCAAGTCTGGACCGGCGCCAACGACGCCGAATGGATCTCCCGCGGTATCTACGAGACCTACACGAAAGAAAATCTTCGCTACTCGCAAAACGCGCCGCTCGACATGTGGCGCGAGGTCAACACCGGCACCAATCTCCCCGCGCAGATCGACCTCATGGCGAGCGAAGGCGCGAAGTACGAATTCCTCTTTGTCGCCAAAGGCGGCGGCTCCGCGAACAAGATGTTTCTCTTTCAGGAAACCCGTGCTCTTCTCACGCCATCCGGCTTGGAGAAATTCGTCGCCGACAAACTCGGCTACCTAGGCACTTCTGCCTGCCCGCCTTATCACCTCGCGCTCGTCATCGGAGGCACCAGCGCCGAGCAGTGCATGAAAACGCTGAAGCTCGCTTCGACGAAATACTACGACGCGCTTCCAACCAAGGGTAACGAACACGGCCAGGCCTTTCGCGACATCGAGTGGGAAGGCAAAATTTTGGACATCGCCCGCAAGACCGGCATCGGCGCTCAATTCGGCGGCAAATATTTCGCGCTCGATGTCCGCGTCATCCGCCTCCCTCGCCACGGCGCTTCGCTCCCCGTCGCCCTCGGCGTCTCCTGCTCCGCTGATCGAAACATAAAGGCCAAGATCACCAAGGACGGCATCTTCCTTGAGAAACTAGAAACCAATCCCGGCCGCCTAATCCCCGATAGCGAGCGCACGTTCAAAGACACCAACGTCGTTCGCATCGACCTAAACCAGCCGATGGACGCCATCCGCGCCGAGCTCAGCCGCCATCCGGTCACCACGCGCGTCCTCCTCAACGGCCCGCTCGTCGTTGCTCGCGACATCGCCCACGCCAAACTCAAAGAGCGCGTCGATTCCGGCCAGGGCCTTCCCGATTACCTCAAGCAACACCCCGTTTACTACGCCGGTCCCGCCAAGACGCCCGCCGGTTACGCCTCCGGTAGTTTCGGCCCCACGACAGCCGGCCGCATGGACAGCTACGTCGATCTCTTTCAATCCCTCGGCGGCTCGATGGTGATGCTCGCTAAAGGCAACCGCAGCGCGGCAGTCACCAACGCCTGCAAGAAACACGGCGGCTTCTACCTCGGCAGCATTGGCGGCCCCGCCGCCATCCTCGCCAAGGACAACATCAAGAAGGTCGAGCAGCTCGAGTACGCCGAACTCGGCATGGAAGCCGTCTGGAAGATCGAGGTAGAAGACTTCCCCGCGTTCATCCTCGTCGACGACAAGGGCAACGATTTCTTCGTCAACGGTTGCAGCTCCTGTACCCCAGTCGTCAGCGGCAAACATTGA
- a CDS encoding RNA polymerase sigma factor yields MTVAAPVGQDTDDMLALQRGEDAALDRLMLRWQLPLRGFLYRHTQNEFDALDLSQETFVRVYQHRARFRPEARFSTWLFQIALNLARDRARRLVRRPTASLDEAPEPIDNSEHPRASSERDERASAVRKAIASLPEDMREAVVLFEYEEKSHAEIGQIVGASAKAVETRIYRARQLLKKSLGRWLARNG; encoded by the coding sequence ATGACGGTCGCCGCGCCCGTCGGGCAGGACACCGACGACATGCTCGCACTCCAGCGTGGCGAAGACGCCGCACTGGACAGGCTCATGCTGCGCTGGCAGCTCCCGCTGCGCGGCTTCCTCTACCGCCACACGCAAAACGAATTCGACGCGCTCGACCTCTCGCAGGAAACCTTCGTCCGCGTCTATCAACACCGCGCCCGCTTCCGTCCCGAGGCCCGCTTCTCGACCTGGCTTTTCCAGATCGCGCTCAACCTCGCCCGCGACCGCGCCCGCCGCCTCGTTCGTCGCCCCACCGCTTCGCTCGACGAAGCTCCCGAGCCGATCGACAACTCCGAACATCCCCGCGCCTCCAGCGAACGCGACGAACGCGCCAGCGCCGTCCGCAAAGCCATTGCCTCGCTTCCTGAGGACATGCGCGAAGCCGTGGTCCTTTTCGAGTACGAGGAAAAATCCCACGCCGAGATCGGCCAGATCGTGGGCGCTTCCGCCAAAGCCGTGGAGACGCGTATCTACCGCGCACGCCAGCTCCTGAAAAAATCCCTCGGCCGCTGGCTAGCCCGCAATGGTTGA
- the asd gene encoding archaetidylserine decarboxylase (Phosphatidylserine decarboxylase is synthesized as a single chain precursor. Generation of the pyruvoyl active site from a Ser is coupled to cleavage of a Gly-Ser bond between the larger (beta) and smaller (alpha chains). It is an integral membrane protein.), producing MPTDPIRFYNRRTRTIETEQVYGEGWLRFTYENPVGKFFLWLVVKRAIFSHVYGWQMSKRVSAGKILPFIVQYDLDVTIFAKSVYDFKTFNEFFYRRLKREARPIAEGKDVAVFPADGRHLVFPNVDEAAGFYVKGAKFSLVELLGEELLPEEQRVRSKLFAGGAMVISRLCPVDYHRFHFPVEGVPTKPELINGVLYSVSPIALRKNVEYLVQNKRMITLVESPVFGQVASMEVGATNVGSIVQTVIPGRVAEKGEEKGLFKFGGSCVITLFQKGRIAFDADVVDQSKECVETYALMGERLGVAVR from the coding sequence ATGCCGACCGATCCAATCCGCTTCTACAACCGACGCACGCGCACGATTGAAACCGAGCAAGTCTACGGCGAAGGCTGGCTGCGGTTCACGTACGAGAATCCGGTGGGGAAGTTTTTCCTGTGGCTGGTCGTGAAGCGGGCGATTTTTTCGCACGTGTATGGCTGGCAGATGAGCAAGCGGGTGAGCGCGGGAAAGATCCTGCCGTTCATCGTGCAGTACGATCTGGACGTCACGATCTTCGCGAAGTCGGTGTACGACTTTAAGACGTTCAATGAGTTTTTCTATCGCCGGTTGAAGCGTGAGGCGCGGCCGATCGCGGAAGGGAAGGACGTCGCGGTGTTTCCGGCGGATGGGCGGCATCTGGTGTTTCCCAATGTGGATGAGGCTGCGGGATTTTATGTGAAGGGCGCGAAGTTTTCGCTGGTGGAATTGCTCGGCGAAGAATTGCTGCCGGAAGAACAGCGGGTGCGGTCGAAGCTGTTTGCGGGCGGGGCGATGGTGATCTCGCGGTTGTGTCCGGTGGATTATCACCGGTTTCATTTTCCGGTGGAGGGCGTGCCGACCAAGCCGGAGCTCATCAATGGCGTGCTCTATTCGGTGAGCCCGATCGCACTGAGGAAGAACGTGGAGTATCTGGTGCAGAACAAGCGCATGATCACGCTGGTCGAGTCGCCGGTGTTTGGTCAGGTCGCCAGCATGGAAGTAGGCGCGACGAACGTGGGGAGCATTGTGCAGACGGTGATTCCCGGGCGGGTGGCGGAGAAAGGGGAAGAGAAGGGGTTGTTCAAGTTTGGCGGCTCGTGCGTGATCACGTTATTCCAGAAGGGGCGGATCGCTTTCGATGCGGATGTGGTGGACCAAAGTAAGGAGTGCGTGGAGACGTACGCGCTGATGGGCGAGCGGCTCGGTGTGGCGGTGCGTTGA
- a CDS encoding type II toxin-antitoxin system VapB family antitoxin: protein MHIDEDVLDRVMKITGAKTKTDAVEIALTEMARRHKLKELFNAGLGLTPDELKASFANDPSLEKSDVLYAAEDPAPYGQPRPSGQ, encoded by the coding sequence ATGCATATCGACGAGGACGTTTTGGACCGTGTGATGAAGATCACCGGTGCCAAAACCAAGACAGACGCAGTCGAGATCGCGCTCACCGAGATGGCCCGCCGCCATAAGCTCAAAGAGCTGTTCAACGCTGGTCTCGGGCTCACGCCCGACGAGCTGAAAGCTTCCTTTGCGAACGATCCATCGCTCGAAAAGTCCGATGTTCTCTACGCTGCCGAAGACCCCGCTCCTTATGGCCAACCTCGTCCTTCCGGACAGTAA
- a CDS encoding PIN domain-containing protein, with protein MANLVLPDSNFFVNCARAGTDPFRQLGARSDDYEFATCGMVVLEVCRGRRDPNILRRFQENFGVMIFIPTSNQIWERAAQLAWSLDRKGAIIQAQDVLIAAHALQTDATVLTFDAHFHYIPGLRVVDHLD; from the coding sequence ATGGCCAACCTCGTCCTTCCGGACAGTAACTTTTTCGTCAACTGCGCGCGCGCCGGGACCGATCCGTTTCGTCAGCTCGGCGCGCGTTCGGATGATTACGAATTCGCGACGTGCGGGATGGTTGTCCTCGAGGTCTGTCGCGGCCGCAGAGATCCCAATATACTGCGTCGTTTCCAGGAGAACTTTGGCGTCATGATTTTCATTCCCACAAGTAACCAGATCTGGGAACGCGCCGCCCAGCTCGCCTGGTCGCTCGACCGCAAGGGCGCCATCATCCAGGCCCAAGACGTTCTCATCGCCGCACACGCTCTCCAGACCGACGCCACCGTCCTCACGTTCGACGCGCATTTCCACTATATCCCCGGCCTGCGCGTGGTTGATCATCTGGACTGA